One region of Armigeres subalbatus isolate Guangzhou_Male chromosome 3, GZ_Asu_2, whole genome shotgun sequence genomic DNA includes:
- the LOC134222490 gene encoding uncharacterized protein LOC134222490 — protein sequence MTKQPWWNNELQRLRNRLRKARKRYFRSKSEQHKVELRDLEGEYNSLRAQCFSCYIRRTEENIKDDPSTFWSFVRSRKQMNGIPQRVCYNGVTAETSLDSAHLFSSYFRSVLSENRSPSSEAYLDSLPRYDLNVSLFSFSTDDVLRKLQQMDNSKSIGPDRLSPFFILNCAASLSGPISMLYNLSMSEGTYP from the coding sequence atgacgaaacaacCCTGGTGGAACAACGAACTGCAACGTCTTCGGAATCGTTTGCGCAAAGCTCggaaacgatattttcggtcgAAATCGGAACAGCATAAAGTTGAGCTACGTGACTTAGAGGGCGAATATAACTCTTTGCGCGCGCAATGCTTTAGCTGCTACATTCGTCGAACCGAGGAGAACATCAAGGACGATCCAAgcactttttggtcatttgttAGGAGCCGGAAGCAGATGAATGGAATTCCTCAGCGTGTCTGCTACAATGGAGTTACAGCTGAAACGTCACTCGATTCAGCACATTTGTTCTCGTCTTACTTTCGGAGCGTGTTAAGTGAAAACCGATCACCTTCGTCTGAAGCGTACTTGGACAGTTTGCCGCGTTATGACCTCAACGTTTCGCTATTCAGTTTTTCAACAGATGATGTGCTGAGAAAGCTTCAACAGATGGACAACTCTAAAAGCATCGGACCTGATCGACTTTCACCATTTTTTATTCTAAACTGCGCTGCCTCGCTGAGCGGTCCCATTTCCATGCTCTACAATCTTTCAATGTCGGAAGGTACGTACCCGTGA